The following proteins are co-located in the Bradyrhizobium sp. AZCC 2176 genome:
- a CDS encoding helicase-related protein gives MAFSPSTFATDRAPGAGVTAVLGPTNTGKTHLAIERMLGHSSGVIGLPLRLLAREVYNKIAARAGVEAVALVTGEEKIKPKNPRYWVSTVEAMPRDLDVSFLAVDEIQIAADLERGHVFTDRILHRRGRDETLLLGAATMRPIIERLLPGASIVTRPRLSQLEFAGDRKITRQPRRTAIVAFSADEVYAIAELIRRQHGGAAVVLGSLSPRTRNAQVAMFQNGDVDYLVATDAVGMGLNLDVDHVAFASDRKYDGYQFRRLNPSEFAQIAGRAGRATRNGTFGTTGRCAPFEPELVNALQNHTFDSVKMLQWRNSKLDFSSLGALQVSLALSPGHEALTRAPIAEDLRVLDHAARDGEVRDMAHGAPAVERLWDACQIPDYRKIAPAAHAELVTTLYAFLMKKGRIPDAWFAAQVDQADRVTGDIDTLSGRIAQIRTWTFVANRPDWLSDPDHWQGITREVENKLSDALHERLTERFVDRRTSVLMRRLRENSVLNTEIGKTGEVIVEGHAIGRLDGFTFAPDAAEAGSDAKALQAAAQQVLASEIDARATKLAAAPDDQFVLTSDGTIRWTGDAVAKLVAADDALHPRIRIISDERLSGAPREAVQTRLDLWLKTHIEKLLGPLFGLSKAEDITGIGRGIAFQLVEALGVLERSKISAEMKDLDQASRASLRKYGVRFGAYHIYFPGLLKPAARALASLLWAEKQENVDMSALSGAQHLASSGRTSFPVDKALPRDAYRVLGYRQCGERAVRVDILERLADIIRPALAWRESSPGEKPAGAFDGRGFVVTQAMTSLTGSAGEDFASILRALGYRMDRRPPLPPKPAPVEVVETVASETPPVEATAEATSETPAEEVAAEVPVASEPVSSASLLPNVTLVAEEPAAAAEATPTETTPADAAIADAPPEQEAEPAISAAEAAAEPATASEAPAEGAVTQAVATEAAPAETKPETPAEPQLVEVWRPGGRSDERRPHHDRNRQRHHGRPAEGAQAASGEGAEGAPREQRHRRGRRNDFRKPREGAPADVTAAPATEGAPAAEAREQTRQDRPPRERFEGKGRDGDRRDKFDRNKGDRNKGGGRDKGERGGRDFGGRDKGGRDKRDSGPSHRQWATSASPRDRDRPVDPNSPFAKLAALKEQLAGRKE, from the coding sequence ATGGCTTTCTCACCATCCACGTTCGCGACCGATCGCGCGCCCGGCGCAGGCGTTACCGCCGTGCTGGGGCCGACCAACACCGGCAAGACGCATCTGGCGATCGAGCGGATGCTGGGGCATTCGTCCGGCGTGATCGGCCTGCCGCTGCGGCTCTTGGCGCGCGAGGTCTACAACAAGATCGCGGCTCGCGCGGGCGTCGAGGCGGTCGCGCTCGTCACCGGCGAGGAGAAGATCAAGCCGAAGAACCCTCGCTATTGGGTCTCCACCGTCGAGGCGATGCCGCGCGACCTCGACGTGTCGTTTCTCGCCGTCGACGAAATCCAGATCGCCGCCGATCTGGAGCGCGGCCATGTCTTCACCGACCGCATCCTGCATCGCCGTGGTCGCGACGAGACGCTGCTGCTGGGTGCTGCGACCATGCGGCCGATCATCGAGCGGCTGCTGCCGGGCGCTTCCATCGTCACGCGGCCACGGCTGTCGCAGCTCGAATTCGCCGGCGACCGCAAGATCACGCGCCAACCCAGACGGACCGCGATCGTCGCGTTCTCGGCCGATGAAGTCTACGCGATCGCGGAATTGATCCGCCGCCAGCATGGCGGCGCCGCCGTCGTATTGGGCTCGCTGTCGCCCCGCACACGCAACGCGCAGGTCGCGATGTTCCAGAACGGCGACGTCGATTATCTCGTCGCCACCGACGCCGTCGGCATGGGGCTGAACCTCGACGTCGATCACGTCGCCTTTGCCTCCGACCGCAAATACGACGGCTATCAGTTCCGGCGGCTCAATCCGTCCGAGTTCGCGCAGATCGCCGGCCGCGCCGGCCGCGCCACGCGCAACGGCACCTTCGGCACCACCGGGCGCTGCGCGCCGTTCGAGCCGGAACTGGTGAACGCGCTGCAGAACCACACCTTCGACAGCGTCAAAATGCTGCAGTGGCGCAATTCAAAACTGGATTTTTCCTCGCTGGGCGCGCTGCAGGTGTCGCTGGCGCTGTCGCCCGGGCATGAGGCCTTGACCCGCGCGCCGATTGCTGAAGATTTGCGCGTGCTCGATCATGCGGCGCGCGACGGCGAGGTGAGGGACATGGCCCACGGCGCGCCCGCGGTGGAACGGCTGTGGGACGCCTGCCAGATCCCGGATTACCGCAAGATCGCGCCGGCGGCCCATGCCGAGCTCGTGACCACGCTTTATGCATTCCTGATGAAAAAGGGCCGGATCCCTGACGCATGGTTCGCCGCCCAGGTCGACCAGGCCGACCGCGTCACCGGCGATATCGACACGCTGTCGGGCCGGATCGCGCAAATCCGCACCTGGACCTTCGTCGCCAACCGGCCGGACTGGCTGTCCGACCCCGACCACTGGCAGGGGATCACCCGTGAGGTGGAAAATAAATTATCCGATGCGCTGCATGAACGCCTTACGGAGCGTTTCGTTGACCGGCGGACCAGTGTATTGATGCGCCGCCTGCGGGAGAACTCAGTTTTGAATACGGAAATTGGCAAGACCGGCGAAGTGATCGTTGAAGGACATGCGATCGGCCGCCTCGATGGATTTACCTTTGCACCCGATGCGGCGGAAGCCGGCTCGGATGCGAAAGCGTTGCAGGCCGCAGCGCAGCAGGTGCTCGCCAGCGAGATCGACGCGCGCGCCACAAAGCTTGCCGCGGCCCCCGACGATCAGTTCGTGCTGACAAGCGACGGCACCATCCGCTGGACTGGCGACGCGGTGGCAAAGCTCGTCGCGGCCGACGACGCGCTGCATCCGCGCATTCGCATCATTTCCGACGAGCGCCTCTCCGGCGCGCCACGCGAGGCCGTGCAGACGCGGCTCGATCTGTGGCTGAAGACGCATATCGAAAAGCTGCTGGGGCCGCTGTTCGGGCTCTCCAAGGCCGAGGACATCACCGGCATCGGGCGCGGCATCGCGTTCCAACTGGTCGAGGCGCTCGGCGTGCTGGAGCGCTCGAAGATCTCCGCCGAGATGAAGGATCTCGACCAGGCCTCGCGCGCCAGCTTACGCAAATATGGCGTGCGCTTCGGCGCCTATCACATCTATTTCCCCGGGCTCCTGAAGCCCGCGGCGCGCGCGCTGGCCTCGCTCTTGTGGGCCGAGAAGCAGGAGAACGTCGACATGTCCGCGCTCTCGGGCGCGCAGCATCTGGCGAGCTCGGGGCGCACCTCGTTCCCCGTGGACAAGGCGCTGCCGCGCGACGCCTATCGCGTGCTCGGCTATCGCCAGTGCGGCGAGCGCGCGGTGCGCGTCGATATCCTGGAGCGGCTCGCCGATATCATTCGCCCCGCGCTGGCCTGGCGCGAATCTTCGCCCGGCGAAAAGCCGGCCGGCGCGTTCGACGGCCGCGGCTTTGTGGTGACGCAGGCGATGACCTCGCTCACGGGATCTGCCGGCGAGGACTTTGCCTCGATCCTGCGCGCGCTCGGCTACCGCATGGACCGCCGCCCGCCGCTGCCGCCAAAGCCCGCGCCGGTCGAGGTGGTCGAGACCGTCGCCTCCGAGACGCCGCCGGTGGAAGCCACCGCCGAAGCAACATCCGAGACACCGGCAGAAGAAGTCGCTGCCGAAGTGCCGGTGGCGAGCGAGCCCGTGTCATCGGCCTCGCTGCTGCCCAACGTCACGCTGGTGGCCGAAGAGCCTGCGGCGGCGGCCGAGGCTACTCCCACCGAGACCACGCCGGCGGACGCCGCGATTGCGGACGCGCCCCCGGAACAGGAAGCGGAGCCAGCGATCAGCGCCGCGGAAGCTGCGGCCGAGCCTGCCACCGCGAGCGAAGCGCCTGCCGAAGGCGCTGTTACACAAGCTGTTGCCACAGAAGCCGCGCCCGCAGAGACAAAACCCGAGACGCCGGCCGAGCCGCAGCTCGTCGAAGTCTGGCGGCCCGGTGGCCGATCCGACGAGCGCCGTCCGCATCACGACCGCAACCGCCAGCGCCATCACGGACGCCCGGCCGAAGGCGCGCAAGCCGCCAGCGGCGAAGGCGCCGAAGGCGCGCCGCGCGAGCAGCGCCATCGCCGCGGCCGCCGCAATGACTTCAGAAAGCCCCGCGAGGGCGCGCCGGCGGATGTCACCGCAGCGCCCGCGACTGAGGGTGCACCGGCGGCCGAAGCGCGCGAGCAGACGCGTCAGGACCGTCCGCCCCGCGAGCGTTTCGAAGGCAAGGGCCGCGACGGCGATCGCCGCGACAAGTTCGATCGCAACAAGGGCGACCGCAACAAGGGTGGTGGTCGCGACAAGGGCGAGCGCGGCGGACGCGATTTCGGCGGACGCGACAAGGGCGGCCGCGACAAGCGCGACTCAGGCCCCTCGCACCGTCAGTGGGCGACCAGCGCGAGCCCACGC